In Planktothrix sp. FACHB-1365, the genomic stretch AGGTTTGGATTTTTTGAGCTAAACGGCTGGCCTCCTCGGAACCCTGAATATTTTCTAATAAAATTGTGAATTCATCTCCCCCAAATCGAGCCAACATATCTGTAGTGGTTAAATGGGTTTTAAGACGACGTGCGATCGCAATTAATAACCGATCTCCGGCAAAATGTCCTAAAGAATCATTCACCACTTTAAAGCGATCGCAATCCAAAAATAACACCGCAAATTGATAATTCGGTTCCTGTTTTGTTCGTTGTAAAGCTTGAATTAATCGATTCATAAATAACACCCGGTTGGGTAAACTGGTGAGGGCATCATGGGAAGCCATGTGGAGTAATCGTTTTTGAGTTTTTTGATGTTCTGTTATCTCTTGTTCTAATCGTTGGTTTAAGGTTTTTAATTGCAAATTTGCCGATTCTAATTCTTGAGTTCGTTCTTGAACTCGTTGTTCTAATTCTTCATTTAATTGCCGAATTTCTGCCTTCGCCATTTGTAACGCCATTTGATTTTCAATCCGAGCAATCACTTCTTCAAATTGAAAAGGTTTAGTAATATAATCGGCTCCCCCAACTTCAAAGGCTTTAACTTTATCAATGACTTCATTGAGAGCACTTAAAAAAATCACCGGAATATCACGAGATAGCTCATTGCTTTTGAGATGTTGACAAATCGTATACCCATCCATATCCGACATTTTAATATCGAGGAGAATTAAATCCGGCGGTAGGGTTTGCACTGCCATAATTGCCATTTGTCCGGTCATCACCCCGCGAACTTTATATCCTAGCTGCATTAAAGTCGTAGATAAAAGCCGTAGATTTTCTAGGGTGTCATCTACGATTAAAATATCTGCTTTAAAAGATCGATGGAAAGAATAATTCATTGCTGGGTTGCTGTTTGCGCTAAATCTATTATCTGATCAAACGAAAAATTATTCACCAGTACCATGAGAGACTGAGCAATATGGCGATGGGAGGGGGGAATTTGTTGCAGGAGTTGTAAAATCTGCTCCCCATCGGCGGCGGCTGCACCGTAGCGCAGGGCTATTAACCAGTCGGAAGACATAATTTTCAAAGCATCGGGAGTTAAAATAGGAGGGTCGATTTTGAGACCTGACTCGGAACAGTCAATTTCAGGAGCATATAAGTACCGTACCCCTAAATGGTGACCAATGGTTTCTAAAAGTTGTTCTTCTCGACAAGGTTTTCTGACGAAATCATCGCACCCTGCGGATAAAACAACAGTCCGTTCTTCTTCAAAAACGCTTCCTGTTAAGGCAATAATTACCGTTGCTTCACCTTTTAAATGGGATTTAATCTGTTTGGTTGCTTCATAACCATCCATCACAGGCATTCGCATATCCATGAAGATTAAATGGGGTTGCCAATGATTCCAAATTCCTAGAGCTTCTTGACCATTTTCAGCTTCACGCAGATCAAACCCTAAAGGCGATAATAAGTGAAGTAACAGTTGTCGATTTGTTAGATGATCATCCACAATTAAAATTCGATAATTGGGTTGATTGGGTTCGATTCCGATCACCTGTTTAGTAGAAATTAAGGGTTTTATATTCAAAAAATGAACGGGATAAATATGAATATAAAACCGAAATAAGGTTCCTTGATTAAGCTTACTTTCTACTTGAATTTCTCCCCCCATCAAGCGAATAAATTTTTGACTAATCGTTAATCCTAATCCGGTTCCTTGTTGGGATTTTTTTCCCGTTTCGGTTTGGATAAAGGCTTCAAATAATTGAGTAAGTTCCTCCGGTGCTATCCCAGGGCCCGTATCTTCAATCTCAAAATATAAATAAGTTTGTTCGGATTCATTTTGCTCCCACAAAGAAGAGTCAAACACTAAAATGTTTGGTTCTAAAGGAGGTTGAATTTTTGCTCTTAATATAACTTGTCCTTGGGATGTAAATTTAATCGCGTTTCCCAATAAATTAATTAAAACTTGACGAAGTTTTCCTTCATCCGATTGAATATATTGAGGCAAGGTTGTATCCCATTCAAAAATAAGCTCTATTCCTTTAGATTTGGCTTTTAATTCAAACAGTTGATTTAAGGACGTTAAGCAAGCGTAGAGATCAAAAGAACTTAAGTTTAAAACTGTTCTTCCTGATTCAATTTTGGTTAAGTCTAAAATTTCATTAATTAACTTGAGTAAATGTTCGCCAGAACGATTAATAATTTCTAAATTTTCTAATTGTTTAGACTCAGCCTCGGACTGACGTAGCATTAATTGGGTAAAGCCTAAAATGGCGTGTAAGGGTGTTCTTAATTCATGACTCATATTGGCTAAAAATATACTTTTAGCACGGTTGGCTAATTCCGCCGATTCTTTAGCTTGTTTGAGTTCCGTTGTTCGTTCTTCGACCTTAACTTCCAGGGTTTCAAAGGAATCTTTGAGTTGAGATACCATTTGATTAAAAGATTGGGATAACACTTCTAACTCATAAATTCCTGGAGAGTGAATTTCTTGTTGAATTTGTTCTAATTCCCCTTGGGCTATTTTTTGAGCGGCTTGATTTAATTCTAAAATCGGTTTCATAATCCATCGTGTTGTTAAAAATCCAAAAATTAGAGCCATAAATAAGGCGAAAAAGCATAGAAAAATAGTTTGATAGTTATTCTTTTGAATTCGTTCCATAAAGTTAGATTCGGGAACAACCAAAATAATTAACCAATCTAATCCGCGTTGATCTGAGTAAGGAATAACTTGGATAAATTGTCGTTCTTTTTGATAAATAAAATTAGAGTGATATCCCGCTTTAATCCTTTTAAAATTGTCAAATGTTTTTAGCAAATATTCACAGGAAGCTTGTAAAAGAGGATCGGCGCTATTCAGAGCTTGAATTCGTTGAGTTTTGCCATTTTGATCAATTAAAAAAGGTCGAGGTAAGGTGGAACTTGCCACAATTAATCCTTGACGGTCAATAATAAAAGTCTGCCCAGATTTATTAACTTTTAAATCTTTAAGAAAGTCACTCAATTGATTTAAAAATACGTTACTTGCTAATACGCCTAAAATTTTGCCTTGTTTATCCTTCACAATTACACTGGCAGATAAGGCGATTTCGGGATAAGCATGATAAGTAAAAATCGAGCTCCAAATCGAATGATTACTGGTGATTGCTGCTTTGTACCAAGGTCGTTGACGAATGGGAAAATTAGGCATTTCTCGAACTAATTTTTTAGGTTTTCCTTGACCATCTAATTCAAAAAATTGAATCCCGCCTTGAGTAGATTTACCTGCTTTCATCATCAGTAAAGGAGATTGATGAAATCTACCACTTCCGATAAATTCATTTTTTTCACTAGCAAAAAATACAAAACTGATTGTTTTAAACCGTTGTACTTGTAGCCAAAAGTGATGGTACAACTGTTGGGGATTATTAATATCAATATAACCGTTATTAATCGCATCTAAATTAAGTTGATTAATTAGATGGGGAACTTCTAAAAATTCATTCAATTTTTGTTCAATTCGATCTGAAGTTTCCCGGTGCATTTGATTCACAACATCTTCTACAGAAGCTTGGCTGGAACGAAAGGACATCCACCCAACCAGCCCCACGGTTGTAAAAAGTTGTACAATAAAGGGAACTATTAGTACCCATCGTAAAGGTAGTTTAAGCCATAAAACAGTCATTGAATGAATTTTTTAAACTAATTTTTATTTAAAATTGTTAACTTTTGTAAAAATTTTTGATCAAAGTTAAACTCTTAGTTTGATCATAAAGCAAAAGCTTTGCTGAACAGCAATTATTAGTCTAAAAAGTTACAATGAGGAATCAAACGGATGAGTCAGGAAGGATTTAAACGGTACAGTCAGTAGCCAGCAGTCCCACCAACACGGTGATTAACTCATGCTGATGTAACCAACCTAAACAGTAAAATCTTTTTTTATCGGCTCTATTTTCTTTAATCTCATCGTTTCTGTTTCCCTGTATTCTATCTTTTTTCTTTAATACTTCAATTTTAGCCATGAGTATTAATATTATTTCGGGTTTAATTTAGAAAGTTAAGTTAATGAACTTGCATGGTGACGAATATGATCCTCGATAAAGGTAGCGATAAAATAATAACTATGATCATATCCGGGCTGCATTCGTAAGGTTAAAACCTGCCCAACGGCTGCACAAGCTCTTTCAAAGACTTCGGGTAATAATTGTTCAGTTAAAAACGGATCAGCCGTACCAATATCAATTAAAATTGGCTGATTAAATTGTCCTCGCTGGACTAATTCACTGGCGTCATAATTGCGCCACTCTTCTGAATTTGCTCCTAAATAAGCTTTAAACGCTTTTTGACCCCAAGGACAACGCATCGGCGCCAGAATGGGAGCAAAAGCAGACACGGATAAATATTGTTCAGGGTTGCGTAACGCACAAACCAGCGCCCCATGTCCCCCCATAGAATGACCGAAAATTCCTTGTTTATTCGGAATAGCTGGAAACTGTTCGGCGATGAGTTGGGGTAACTCCTTGACTACATAACTGTACATTTGATAATGACGACTCCAGGGTTCTACCGTCGCATCGAGATAAAATCCCGCCCCAGTTCCTAAGTCCCAGTCCTCATCTTCCCCTGGGGTTCCCGTATTGCGGGGGCTGGTATCGGGTACAACCACCATTAAGCCGTATTTTGCAGCTAATCGTTGGATACCAGCTTTAATCATAAAGTTTTCTTCCGTACAGGTTAACCCTGAAAGGTAGTAAAGTACGGGAACAGGGTGAGATTGAGCTTGGGGCGGTTGATAGACGGAAAATCCCATCTCGCTATCACAAGTTGCGGAAAAATGGCGATAGAAGCCTACTTTACCGCCAAAGCATAAACTTTCACTGATGGGGTTCAGGACAGCAATCATTTGTAAACTCCCAATAGGTAGAGGTTGGCGGTTGACCATAACCCTCTGCATAATTCCAAACTTATTTTATCAATCGGAAAAGCAAACTCTGGTTTTCCGTAACTTCTCTTTAATATCCTGTAGATCACTTTTAATTAACCTTTAAATTTTTCTCGAATCATGATTAATTCAAATTTTGTCAAACACCAACTTGGAATCAAGGCTTTTCATCATCAAGAATTGTTAGAAATTGCCTTAACTCATCCTGATGCTATTGCAGAAAGCATAGAGTTAACCCTGGAACAACAAAAGTCAAGAACCTTAGAATATTTGGGAATTAATCGTTTAGGTTCTAACTTATTTAGTCAGATGGTGGATGATTATTTATATCTGCACTGTTCCCATTTAGGATCAGCAACCCGGATTCTCCTCAAAAGTGATTTGGTTAGTCCTGCTATTTTAGCACAATTAACGATAAAAATCAATCTTGATCAGGGAAGTGATTTGGGGAAAAATTATCCGTTAAAACCCGACTTTGAACAAGAAAAAATATTAGCGGAACTATTTGAAGCGGTGGTCGGTGCTGTTTATTTAGAGTGGGATCGAGATTTTGAAAAAACCTATAATTGGTTAGCGAATCAATTTTTGGCAGAAATCGTTAATCAAATTTTAATGGATTTGTTTGTTGAGTTTGTCCCGGCTGCGGACTGGGATGCTAATTTTTATCCCTGGTTTGGTTGTAATCATTTAACCTGTCCTTCTCAAAACTCATCCTCAAAATCAACATCTCTTTTCTGTTCATAACTTTTCAAATTGTTAATATTCACTTATACTTTTGACTTCAAGCTGAATGCAATCAATAGATGGGATTTAATGGGAGCAACAATTTGCTGACTGGGTACTATTATTATTCTGTTTGCTCCCCATCGAAATCCCGTTTAAAATGTTACCACAGTCCGAATTGATTCTCCTTGGTGCATTAAGTCAAACGCTTCATTAATTCGCTCAACAGGCATAACATGGGTAATTAAATCATCAATATTAATTTTCCCTTCCATATACCAATCCACAATTTTAGGCACATCCGTCCGACCTTTTGCACCGCCAAATGCTGTTCCTTTCCAAACCCTTCCCGTCACTAATTGAAACGGACGGGTACTAATTTCTTGACCCGCACCTGCGACCCCAATAATCACACTCACCCCCCAACCTTTATGACAACATTCTAAGGCTTGACGCATCACCTTAACGTTACCAATACATTCAAAACTATAATCCGCGCCGCCTTGAGTTAATTCAACTAAATAAGAGACTAAATCCCCTTCAATTTCCTTGGGATTAACAAAATGGGTCATACCAAATTTTTCAGCAATTTCTTTTTTAGCGGGGTTAATATCTACACCAATAATTTTATTAGCCCCCACCATTTTTGCCCCTTGAATTACATTTAATCCAATTCCCCCTAAGCCAAAAACCACCACATTTGCACCGGGTTCAACTTTAGCGGTATTAATCACAGCACCCAGACCCGTTGTTACCCCACAACCAATATAACAAACCTTATCAAAAGGGGCATCTTCTCGAATTTTGGCTAAGGCAATTTCGGGTAAAACGGTATAATTAGAAAAGGTAGACGTTCCCATATAATGATGAATAATTTTACCATTTTTAGAAAAACGACTACTCCCATCCGGCATTAAACCTTTGCCTTGAGTGCCCCGAATGGCTTGACACAAATTGGTTTTAAAACTTAAACAATATTCACATTGACGACATTCGGGAATATACAAAGGAATCACATGATCTCCGGGTTTCAGACTTTTAACGCCAGCACCCACTTCAACAACAATTCCGGCGCCTTCATGACCTAAAATAGCCGGAAATAACCCTTCAGGATCATCACCGGAAAGGGTATAAGCATCGGTATGACAAATTCCGGTTGCTTTAATTTCTACTAAGACTTCTCCCTCTTGGGGGCCTTCAAGTTGAACCGTTTCTAAACTTAAAGGTTTTCCAGCTTCCCACGCAATGGCGGCTTTAACGTCCATAATTGACCTTCGATAAAGTTAGCAGTTTAACACTTTTATAGAGCAAGTCTAAATGGATTGTACCCTGATCATCATCATGATTATTAATCTTCAAAAATGCACACAAATCCACCTGTAGGGGTACAGCAAGCCCAAAGCGTGTTAACTTAAGCCGGAAACCCCTGATTATAGCCGAGAATAGATCCCCCTAAATCCCCCTTAAAAAGCAGGGCTGTTTCAAAGTCGG encodes the following:
- a CDS encoding response regulator, producing MTVLWLKLPLRWVLIVPFIVQLFTTVGLVGWMSFRSSQASVEDVVNQMHRETSDRIEQKLNEFLEVPHLINQLNLDAINNGYIDINNPQQLYHHFWLQVQRFKTISFVFFASEKNEFIGSGRFHQSPLLMMKAGKSTQGGIQFFELDGQGKPKKLVREMPNFPIRQRPWYKAAITSNHSIWSSIFTYHAYPEIALSASVIVKDKQGKILGVLASNVFLNQLSDFLKDLKVNKSGQTFIIDRQGLIVASSTLPRPFLIDQNGKTQRIQALNSADPLLQASCEYLLKTFDNFKRIKAGYHSNFIYQKERQFIQVIPYSDQRGLDWLIILVVPESNFMERIQKNNYQTIFLCFFALFMALIFGFLTTRWIMKPILELNQAAQKIAQGELEQIQQEIHSPGIYELEVLSQSFNQMVSQLKDSFETLEVKVEERTTELKQAKESAELANRAKSIFLANMSHELRTPLHAILGFTQLMLRQSEAESKQLENLEIINRSGEHLLKLINEILDLTKIESGRTVLNLSSFDLYACLTSLNQLFELKAKSKGIELIFEWDTTLPQYIQSDEGKLRQVLINLLGNAIKFTSQGQVILRAKIQPPLEPNILVFDSSLWEQNESEQTYLYFEIEDTGPGIAPEELTQLFEAFIQTETGKKSQQGTGLGLTISQKFIRLMGGEIQVESKLNQGTLFRFYIHIYPVHFLNIKPLISTKQVIGIEPNQPNYRILIVDDHLTNRQLLLHLLSPLGFDLREAENGQEALGIWNHWQPHLIFMDMRMPVMDGYEATKQIKSHLKGEATVIIALTGSVFEEERTVVLSAGCDDFVRKPCREEQLLETIGHHLGVRYLYAPEIDCSESGLKIDPPILTPDALKIMSSDWLIALRYGAAAADGEQILQLLQQIPPSHRHIAQSLMVLVNNFSFDQIIDLAQTATQQ
- the fghA gene encoding S-formylglutathione hydrolase, encoding MIAVLNPISESLCFGGKVGFYRHFSATCDSEMGFSVYQPPQAQSHPVPVLYYLSGLTCTEENFMIKAGIQRLAAKYGLMVVVPDTSPRNTGTPGEDEDWDLGTGAGFYLDATVEPWSRHYQMYSYVVKELPQLIAEQFPAIPNKQGIFGHSMGGHGALVCALRNPEQYLSVSAFAPILAPMRCPWGQKAFKAYLGANSEEWRNYDASELVQRGQFNQPILIDIGTADPFLTEQLLPEVFERACAAVGQVLTLRMQPGYDHSYYFIATFIEDHIRHHASSLT
- a CDS encoding ribonuclease III domain-containing protein, translating into MINSNFVKHQLGIKAFHHQELLEIALTHPDAIAESIELTLEQQKSRTLEYLGINRLGSNLFSQMVDDYLYLHCSHLGSATRILLKSDLVSPAILAQLTIKINLDQGSDLGKNYPLKPDFEQEKILAELFEAVVGAVYLEWDRDFEKTYNWLANQFLAEIVNQILMDLFVEFVPAADWDANFYPWFGCNHLTCPSQNSSSKSTSLFCS
- a CDS encoding S-(hydroxymethyl)glutathione dehydrogenase/class III alcohol dehydrogenase, whose product is MDVKAAIAWEAGKPLSLETVQLEGPQEGEVLVEIKATGICHTDAYTLSGDDPEGLFPAILGHEGAGIVVEVGAGVKSLKPGDHVIPLYIPECRQCEYCLSFKTNLCQAIRGTQGKGLMPDGSSRFSKNGKIIHHYMGTSTFSNYTVLPEIALAKIREDAPFDKVCYIGCGVTTGLGAVINTAKVEPGANVVVFGLGGIGLNVIQGAKMVGANKIIGVDINPAKKEIAEKFGMTHFVNPKEIEGDLVSYLVELTQGGADYSFECIGNVKVMRQALECCHKGWGVSVIIGVAGAGQEISTRPFQLVTGRVWKGTAFGGAKGRTDVPKIVDWYMEGKINIDDLITHVMPVERINEAFDLMHQGESIRTVVTF